In Coleofasciculus chthonoplastes PCC 7420, the genomic window CCCCTACCGATTGGGTTAAATCGGATTAGTTGGAAACTTAAGTGCCGTTCCCAGTTTACAGTAACACTGGCTCCCCTACCGATTGGGTTAAATCGGATTAGTTGGAAACCTTGCCCAACTTGCAGTTTCCCAGCTATATGGGAGTCCCTACCGATTGGGTTAAATCGGATTAGTTGGAAACTTCTGCCGTTGGGTCGGCAGAAACGTGGGGTATTATCCCCTACCGATTGGGACCGATTGGGTTAAATCCGATTACAGAAAGAGTGAAGACAAAGCTACTTCACTCTTTTTTAATAGTTGCCACAGGAAGCGGGGGTTTCCATCCACCCCGATAATAAAACTAGAGAAACGAGGAAACCCCAATGACTACCCTTCAACACAAGCCACCCCAGACGGCTTCAAAAATCAAAGAAACACTCTATATTTCTGGCATTCTCGCCGGAACAGCCTTTACCGCTATCTCTCAACAAGTCGCTTTAACCTCCATACCCCTCCTGGGGTTGCTCCTGATGCAGCGAACAAACCAGCATCGCCTTACCCTAGCTCAACAGCAACAGGAAAAAATAATCACTGAAGTCCAACACACCCTCAGTCCCCTCTCAACCCAAATTCAGCACCTCGAAACTCAGATTCATGAAGCTGAATCTTCCCCTAAAAACTACCTAACCAAAACTCATTTAACTCCCATCATTGCCAAACTCCATCAACTCAAACACGAAAATAGAGTCTTTAAACTCAAAGAACTAAAAGACGTAACCCAACAGATTAATACCCTGGAACAGCAGCTTGATAACTTAACCCATCAAACCCAAAACTTACAAGCTTGCCAACACAACTTAGAGCAACAGTTTCAGTATCATTCCTCTCAAACCCAACCATCTCGCCACCCTAAATCCACCCCGACTCAACCTGACCCTAACCGAGTTGCCATCTTTATTGATGCCGCTAATATCTACCATAGTGCCTTACAATTAGGATTTGACCCCCCTGATTACGCCGACTTACTAGCGTTTCTCAAACGTCAATATTCATCTTATCAAGCATTCTTCTACACAGGACTGGACTCCACGAACCGACAGCAAAAAAGGTTGTTGTTTAGATTACAGAACTTGGGCTACAAAATCATTAGTAAAGAAATCATTAAACGTGCCGATGGTTCTTGTAAAGCTAACTTATACCAAGTTGCGTTCTATCATGTCATTCTGAGCGAAGCGAAGAATCTGGACAGATGCTTCGCGTCACTCCGTTTCACTGCGTTCTGCTCAGCATGACAGATTCTACCTTAGACTGCAACTTGGTATTAGATGTAGAGTTAGCTTTAGACCTAGTGGAGTTAGCGGATACCTACGATACCGCCATTTTAGTCAGTGGTGATGGCGATTTTGTCCCTGCCATTGAGCGGATTCAGCAGTTAAGTAGGCGAGTAGAAGTCGTCAGTTATCGTGCTACAACTAGCCAAAAATTGATGCAGTTAGCCGATAATTACCTTAATTTAGAAACCCAGACTAGCTTATGGCGAGTGGCTTAATCTTGGTGTTATAAGTGGGTGGACACAATTAAAGTTAACGGTTGAGATTAGGGAACAGGGAACACCTCAACTGACCTCGACGGTCAGTGAGCCTAGCCGAACTGCGGTCAGTGAGCCTAGCCGAACTGCGGTCAGTGAGCCTAGCCGAACTGCGGTCAGTGAGCCTAGCCGAACTGCGGTCAGTGAGCCTAGCCGAACTCCGCTCAGTCACACGCTTGGTGTGTCACAGGGAATGGGGAACAGTAAGGGTTTAAATTCTGATCCCTGATCCCTATCCCCTGTTTCCCTTTCTTAGTAAAATGTTAGTAGTTGTCGTGTATGATATTCCCAATGATAAAAGGCGGACGAAGTTGTCCAATTTTCTAGAAGGATATGGGCGACGAGTTCAATTTTCTGTGTTTGAATGTTTTTTGAGTTTAGACCAGATGCGCCAGCTTTATGAAAAGGTGAAAAAGTTAGTTGAGCCAGTGGAGGATAATGTGCGATTTTACTGGATATCTGAGGAAGCGGTTTCGAGGGCGTTGGTGATTGGCTCAGAAGCACCCCAACCACCGCCAAAGTATTATGTTATCTAGGTTTGAGGGGGTTTTGAGGGGGATTAGTCAGGTGTTCATCGACACACCTCAGCAAATCGCCGAAACCCTATATTTTTCGTTGAGGTGTGTCGATGGCTTACAGGGTAAGGGTTTGAGGTATGTGTTGGAGTCAATTTTTGGGAGGATATGTTAGACTTTCTAGAGGTGTGTCGATTCGGCGGCTGAAACCCTTACGGGGCAAGGGCTGCTAGACGAACTCCCTACCGATTGGGTTAAATCGGATTAGTTGGAAACACGAAACAGAACGAAACAGAATTATTTGTTGTTCTTCCCTACCGATTGGGTTAAATCGGATTAGTTGGAAACTCTCCATTTCTAAATAAAATGTAACCTCAACCAAAAAACAAACCCTACCGATTGGGTTAAATCGGATTAGTTGGAAACATTTGTATTTCTTGACCAACTTCGATCTTCCCAGCTATACCCTACCGATTGGGTTAAATCGGATTAGTTGGAAACTGTTCTTGAGGGAAAACTTGTGTAGCTCTCGGTAAACCCTACCGATTGGGTTAAATCGGATTAGTTGGAAACGGTAGCTGTGCTACGGTTTCCATTGTTTGACCCTACCGATTGGGTTAAATCGGATTAGTTGGAAACCCAATGCAGTCCCGATAAAGCCAATTGTGGCTACACCCCCTACCGATTGGGTTAAATCGGATTAGTTGGAAACTTTTTGAGCTTTCGCCACAAAGTCTACTG contains:
- a CDS encoding NYN domain-containing protein, which encodes MTDSTLDCNLVLDVELALDLVELADTYDTAILVSGDGDFVPAIERIQQLSRRVEVVSYRATTSQKLMQLADNYLNLETQTSLWRVA
- a CDS encoding NYN domain-containing protein, encoding MTTLQHKPPQTASKIKETLYISGILAGTAFTAISQQVALTSIPLLGLLLMQRTNQHRLTLAQQQQEKIITEVQHTLSPLSTQIQHLETQIHEAESSPKNYLTKTHLTPIIAKLHQLKHENRVFKLKELKDVTQQINTLEQQLDNLTHQTQNLQACQHNLEQQFQYHSSQTQPSRHPKSTPTQPDPNRVAIFIDAANIYHSALQLGFDPPDYADLLAFLKRQYSSYQAFFYTGLDSTNRQQKRLLFRLQNLGYKIISKEIIKRADGSCKANLYQVAFYHVILSEAKNLDRCFASLRFTAFCSA
- the cas2 gene encoding CRISPR-associated endonuclease Cas2 — encoded protein: MLVVVVYDIPNDKRRTKLSNFLEGYGRRVQFSVFECFLSLDQMRQLYEKVKKLVEPVEDNVRFYWISEEAVSRALVIGSEAPQPPPKYYVI